The following coding sequences lie in one Synechococcus sp. PCC 7336 genomic window:
- a CDS encoding ATP-binding protein: MDQLVGRLDRQLKKRTYLLKAAFSFEKKLKKIVGKVRDSLDENQILKTAVDELAIGLGIKCCNASLFDFEKRTSTIFYEYSTLEMATRRIAWMEDFPELYQHLIRGQHFQFCSLLPHPIRGRVAMLACPIIDEQGVLGDLWLVNHPNYTFTDRDISLVRQVAYQCATAVRQARLFREVQTKLEQLEELNRLKDDFLSTVSHELRSPITNLRMALTMLATSLDLEEVVSKSYDPQSVSENSTARYLRISYEECQRERKLIEDLLELQQFEFSARPLQTELISLQDWLPRLTVPFQMRARKRQQNFHLDIASNLPAIASEASSLERILTELLNNACKYTPPHGDITLAASSTLGDEILLSAINSGAEIPAEAIPKLFDKFYRVPDTDRWKQGGTGLGLALVKRLAEHLGGTIQVMSLDGETRFTLRLPSRLRKNMLTQPQTNDLLTQELRVI; the protein is encoded by the coding sequence ATGGACCAACTGGTCGGTCGACTCGATCGACAATTAAAAAAACGCACGTATCTGCTGAAAGCAGCATTTAGTTTTGAGAAAAAACTCAAAAAGATTGTCGGGAAAGTTCGCGATAGTCTCGATGAAAATCAAATTTTGAAGACGGCTGTCGATGAGTTGGCGATCGGATTGGGAATCAAGTGCTGCAATGCCTCTCTATTTGACTTTGAGAAGAGAACTTCTACCATTTTCTATGAGTATTCTACCCTCGAGATGGCAACTCGACGAATTGCTTGGATGGAGGATTTCCCAGAACTCTATCAACATTTAATTCGGGGGCAGCATTTCCAGTTTTGTTCTCTCTTGCCCCACCCCATTCGGGGACGGGTGGCCATGTTAGCTTGCCCGATTATCGACGAGCAAGGGGTCTTGGGCGATCTGTGGCTAGTCAACCATCCAAACTACACCTTTACAGATAGGGATATCAGTCTGGTCAGACAAGTGGCTTATCAGTGTGCCACCGCTGTTCGACAAGCTCGCCTGTTTCGAGAAGTGCAAACCAAACTCGAACAATTGGAAGAACTCAATCGATTGAAAGATGATTTCCTCAGTACTGTTTCTCACGAGCTGCGCAGTCCCATCACCAATCTACGGATGGCTCTGACAATGTTGGCAACTAGCCTCGATCTAGAAGAGGTAGTCTCAAAATCCTACGATCCCCAATCAGTTTCAGAAAACTCTACAGCGCGCTATCTGCGGATCTCGTATGAGGAATGTCAAAGGGAACGCAAGCTGATTGAAGACTTGCTCGAATTACAGCAGTTCGAATTCAGCGCTCGCCCTCTCCAAACAGAACTGATTTCATTGCAAGATTGGCTGCCTCGACTTACCGTGCCTTTTCAAATGCGAGCTCGCAAGCGGCAGCAAAACTTTCACCTCGATATTGCCTCGAACTTGCCTGCGATCGCTTCTGAGGCATCGAGCCTAGAGCGTATTTTGACTGAATTGCTCAACAACGCTTGCAAGTACACTCCACCCCATGGAGATATTACTTTGGCTGCCAGCTCTACGCTTGGTGACGAGATTCTATTAAGTGCGATTAATTCAGGAGCTGAGATTCCTGCAGAGGCAATACCCAAGCTTTTTGATAAATTTTATCGAGTCCCAGATACCGATCGCTGGAAACAGGGTGGCACGGGGTTGGGCTTGGCACTCGTCAAACGACTGGCAGAGCATTTAGGTGGAACCATCCAGGTTATGAGTCTCGATGGGGAAACCCGTTTCACATTAAGGTTGCCGAGTCGGCTCAGAAAAAATATGCTCACTCAACCTCAGACCAACGATCTTCTCACTCAGGAATTGAGAGTGATATAG